Below is a genomic region from Desulfobacter sp..
ATAATGGCCATGATCATGACACCGGCCAGGACATCCAGTAAAATACCAAACTCAACAATATGGCGGGCCTGAACCGAAAAGGTCGTTCCCACAAGATAAATCCCATTTTCCATCATGATATAACCGATGACCATGGCAATGGCGTTTCTCCTTGCAATCAAAAGAAACATGCCGGTGACCAGCAAAGCGATGGCCGCAGGGATGATCAGCAAAAATTCACTGATATTGGGAATATTGAGCTGGCTGCTGATATAGGTCGCGGCAACGATCAGCCCAAGACCGAAGAGCAACGAGGCCTGGTATCCGATAACAGGCTCCACCTCTCTGTCAATGGCGACTTTCTTGATGGCCAGATAAATACTTGCCGGAATGATGATCCCCCGTATCAACAGGGTCACAAAGGTAAAGATAATCCCGCCGGCAGACATGTCATGACCAATAAAAAAAGGCACAACAGATACCACAATCCCCTGAAAGGCTAAAAGCTTTATGAGTCCCGGAACCCGGCTGGATCCGTATGAAAACAGAACGGACAGCAACACAAGTGATAAAATCGTATCGACCGGATGTATCATTTGATAAACTCCATACTGATAATGGTTGCAAAAAAGGCCAGGGCAAAGGAGGTCAAAACAAATTGGGGCACTTTATCCATTCTGTAGCGGGCAATCACCGACTCGGTTACCCCCACACCAATGTAGACAATAAAAAGCCCGGCAATATAAAGACAGAACCCAAGTCCTGAAATTTCCGAAGAAAAGGGTAAAATCAGCCGTGAGATAAGGGTTGAATAAAAGAACAACTTGCAAAAAGAACCCAGCTCAATAAGCGCAAAATCAGGTCCTGAGTGATCCAGCACTATGCCCTCATGAATCATGGTCAGCTCAAGATGGGTGGCAGGATCATCAACCGGAACCCGGGAATTTTCCGTCAGAAGAATAATAAAAAAGGATATCACGATAAAGAGCAGAGGGGCGCCGGCAGTATTCCACAGCGCCATGGTATTTTCCCCGGCAAAATAGGCGGACAGCTGAAGTTCACCGGTCAGCCGGTAGAAAAATATCAGAATCATGAACATGGCAGCTTCGCAGATAATGGGAAAATACGCCTCCCTTGCCGCGCCCATGCCTTCAAAGGGAGAGGCCGTGTCCATGGCTGCGGCAATGGTGAAAAACCGCCCCAGCCCCATGACGTAAAGGAGAAAAAGGATATCTCCCTTAAACGAAAACACAGGGGCATGGCCTGCAATGGGCAGAAACAATAGCACAACAACAGCCGTGCTCAAGGAAATGATGGGACCCAGCTTAAAAACAAGGGTGGTGCTGTGACTATAAACAGACCCCTTTTTAAACAGCTTGATCAAAGTGTAATAATTGATCAGCAGTGGCGGTCCTTTTTTCCCTCCGAAAAAAGCCTTGATCTTGAGGATAACAGCAGAGAAAAAAGGCGCTGTTAAAATTGCAAGAAACCAGAGAATAACGGATTCAATCATGAAATTTTCTCACTTTTTAATTTATTATATGAAACTCGAGCCAAGGTCTTGCAATCATCAGAGTTTCATTTTCAATTGTGGCCAAAAGCGAATACCATGCTCCTGCCAATTTATGCCCTTTAGGTATGCCGCCTATACAAAAAACAACAATAAAACGATGGCCAGCAAAATATAGCCGATATACAGGTGAATGTCCCCATGCTGAATCCATCGAAGCTTATCAAAAAAGGATAAGACTGGCCGGACGATTGCCCGGTCCATATGGAATTCTGCAATATCGTGTATTCGGCTTTTGTAATATGTTTTTAAGGGAAATCTTCCCTTGATTTCAGGATGATCTTCTTCCAAAGGGGCTGCGGCGCTGAAAAACTCAAGGATGGAACCAGCATAGGAAGATCCGGTATACTGCATTTTTACGGTGGGCTGGGTAAAGCCGCACCCCCAGGTCCCTGATTTTCCGACAACTTTTCCTTTATAGCTCAATGAGCGCAGAATCGCGACAATCAGGATCACGGCAATGAGAAGAACCGCTGCCTGGGTGATATGGCCGGTCATCTGGTAAAAGGGTTCCAAGGGTACACTGCCAAAATCCAGGCCCAGGGCAGAGACTGCGGTCATGGGCAAACGGATCAAAATACAAGGATAAACACCGATAAAAAGGCATCCTGCAGCAAGAACCGCCATGGAAAAAAGCATGCTCCCCCCTTTTTCAGTGACATTCTGGGCTGCTTTTGTTCTTGGTTCTCCTTGAAATACCACGCCCACAACTTTGGTAAAGGTGGCCAGAGCCAATCCCCCGATCACGGCCAGGCCGATAATGGCCACGATGCTCATCACCAAATCGGTTTTTCCCAGAATTACCCCTTTAAATGCGCCCAAATAAATAAAGAACTCACTGACAAACCCGTTAAAGGGCGGCAGCCCGGAAATGGCCAGGGTCCCGATAACAAATGTTGTCCCGGTAATTTTCATATTTTTTAACAACCCGCCAAGGGCATCAATGGATCGGGTTCCGGTCCTATGAAGCACCATGCCCGCCCCCATGAACAACAAGGATTTAAAGATGGAATGATTCAGGATATGAAGAAACCCGCCTGAAAACCCCAGAACCGCCATAAGTGAA
It encodes:
- a CDS encoding hydrogenase, with product MSQFFMAILIVFFGGISALVLARQAKLMRIVAVLSLSAGCLFGVIDTGIKLMAGGSFTASFAFLKVFSLAFQIDGLSAFFLCAIFVVSLMATIYSYDYMGHEKSWIRVAGNYFFFSILIASMALVVTSANIITFMISWEIMSLSSFFLVIYNYESDENRKAGYLYFIFSHVGAMFIFVAFALVYAHSGHFGFEGFGALPEPTKYLVFIFSFIGFGSKAGIFPFHVWLPHAHPAAPSHISAVMSGVMIKTGVYGILKVYSLLGFNTPVFGYIVLSVGVISGILGVVYALGQQDLKRLLAYSSVENIGIIFIGLGIGMIGVSTGNSLMAVLGFSGGFLHILNHSIFKSLLFMGAGMVLHRTGTRSIDALGGLLKNMKITGTTFVIGTLAISGLPPFNGFVSEFFIYLGAFKGVILGKTDLVMSIVAIIGLAVIGGLALATFTKVVGVVFQGEPRTKAAQNVTEKGGSMLFSMAVLAAGCLFIGVYPCILIRLPMTAVSALGLDFGSVPLEPFYQMTGHITQAAVLLIAVILIVAILRSLSYKGKVVGKSGTWGCGFTQPTVKMQYTGSSYAGSILEFFSAAAPLEEDHPEIKGRFPLKTYYKSRIHDIAEFHMDRAIVRPVLSFFDKLRWIQHGDIHLYIGYILLAIVLLLFFV
- a CDS encoding NADH-quinone oxidoreductase subunit K, with product MIHPVDTILSLVLLSVLFSYGSSRVPGLIKLLAFQGIVVSVVPFFIGHDMSAGGIIFTFVTLLIRGIIIPASIYLAIKKVAIDREVEPVIGYQASLLFGLGLIVAATYISSQLNIPNISEFLLIIPAAIALLVTGMFLLIARRNAIAMVIGYIMMENGIYLVGTTFSVQARHIVEFGILLDVLAGVMIMAIIFQNIKKTFDDVDTALLRTLKE
- a CDS encoding NADH-quinone oxidoreductase subunit H yields the protein MIESVILWFLAILTAPFFSAVILKIKAFFGGKKGPPLLINYYTLIKLFKKGSVYSHSTTLVFKLGPIISLSTAVVVLLFLPIAGHAPVFSFKGDILFLLYVMGLGRFFTIAAAMDTASPFEGMGAAREAYFPIICEAAMFMILIFFYRLTGELQLSAYFAGENTMALWNTAGAPLLFIVISFFIILLTENSRVPVDDPATHLELTMIHEGIVLDHSGPDFALIELGSFCKLFFYSTLISRLILPFSSEISGLGFCLYIAGLFIVYIGVGVTESVIARYRMDKVPQFVLTSFALAFFATIISMEFIK